Proteins encoded in a region of the Cydia splendana chromosome 19, ilCydSple1.2, whole genome shotgun sequence genome:
- the LOC134799785 gene encoding peptidoglycan-recognition protein LB-like — translation MAISGATYCLMLIVLCYVNAHPLASDELYPYYTRADWVAAPATDVEPLFTPVPYVVIHHTYIPGACNTTAQCVAAMRSMQEYHQSLGWGDIGYNFAVGSEGGAYEGRGWDTVGIHAGRANNYSIGIVLIGDWRVNLPPTKQLSTTKALIAKGMKDGVISPQYRLIGHSQVMATECPGGALLAHIATWDHYWPGHVEFRAATTSPSLISSTL, via the exons ATGGCGATATCGGGCGCCACCTATTGTTTAATGTTGATAGTGTTATGTTATGTCAACGCTCATCCTCTTGCTAGTGATg AACTTTACCCATATTACACGCGAGCGGATTGGGTCGCAGCTCCAGCCACTGACGTCGAGCCGCTCTTCACACCAGTGCCATACGTGGTCATCCACCACACATACATTCCCGGCGCATGCAACACCACCGCCCAATGCGTCGCGGCCATGAGGTCTATGCAGGAATACCACCAGAGCCTGGGCTGGGGCGACATTGGATACAA ctTTGCAGTCGGAAGTGAAGGAGGCGCCTATGAAGGCAGAGGTTGGGACACCGTCGGCATCCATGCCGGGAGAGCCAATAACTACAGTATCGGAATCGTTCTGATCGGTGATTGGCGAG TAAACCTCCCGCCCACAAAACAGCTGAGCACAACAAAGGCGCTCATTGCCAAAGGAATGAAAGATGGCGTGATCAGTCCTCAGTACCGCCTGATAGGCCACAGCCAAGTCATGGCCACGGAGTGCCCAGGGGGTGCGCTGCTTGCCCACATAGCCACTTGGGACCACTACTGGCCTGGCCATGTGGAGTTTAGGGCGGCAACTACCAGTCCCAGTCTTATATCCAGTACTTTGTGA
- the LOC134800256 gene encoding peptidoglycan-recognition protein LB-like, with protein sequence MAGCGYIVIFACLAASVLSLPANQKKISIRNFRGFRLPFPYYSREDWGAKPAISADRLSLPVPYVTIHHTYIPAACFTAEQCKNAMRGVQTYHQDDQGWNDIGYNFAVGSDGAVYEGRGWSAVGAHAVGVNSRSIGIVFIGDYVSDLPPPKSLQAAKDLIAIGVKAGFISPSYHLIAHRQVSATECPGQSLYTEITSWDRFLPDFDVNT encoded by the exons ATGGCTGGATGTGGATACATTGTTATATTTGCCTGTTTGGCTGCCAGCGTTTTAAGTTTGCCCGCTaaccaaaaaaaaatcagtatCAGAAATTTTAGAG GTTTCCGTCTGCCCTTCCCGTACTATTCAAGAGAAGATTGGGGAGCCAAACCAGCCATTTCCGCTGACCGCCTCAGTTTGCCCGTTCCTTACGTGACCATCCACCACACATACATTCCAGCTGCATGCTTTACCGCCGAGCAATGTAAGAATGCTATGCGGGGTGTACAGACTTACCATCAGGACGACCAGGGATGGAATGACATTGGGTACAA CTTCGCAGTAGGCAGTGATGGCGCGGTGTACGAAGGGCGAGGCTGGTCGGCTGTTGGCGCACACGCCGTAGGCGTCAACAGCCGGAGTATAGGCATCGTCTTCATAGGAgattatgttt CTGATTTGCCGCCCCCAAAGAGCCTGCAAGCTGCCAAAGATCTGATTGCTATTGGAGTGAAGGCGGGATTCATATCTCCATCCTACCATCTAATAGCCCACCGCCAGGTGTCCGCGACTGAGTGCCCTGGACAGAGTCTCTACACTGAGATCACCAGTTGGGATCGATTTTTACCTGACTTTGACGTGAATACGTAA